Proteins from a genomic interval of Watersipora subatra chromosome 10, tzWatSuba1.1, whole genome shotgun sequence:
- the LOC137406622 gene encoding diphthamide biosynthesis protein 3-like produces MDGVYHDEVEIEDFEYDEDNETYYYPCPCGDKFEITKEDLQNGEEVATCPSCSLIVKVIYDPEDFQREENLSAKPVLVKA; encoded by the exons ATGGACGGAGTATATCACGACGAAGTAGAGATAGAAGATTTTGAGTACGATGAGGACAACGAAACATATTACTACCCTTGTCCGTGTGGTGATAAATTTGAAATAACGAAA GAAGATCTGCAAAACGGAGAGGAAGTAGCAACTTGTCCCAGTTGTTCACTTATTGTAAAAGTTATCTATGATCCG GAAGACTTTCAACGGGAAGAGAACTTGTCTGCAAAACCTGTCCTTGTTAAAGCGTGA